GAAGTCGATATTGTCGTTGGAGGTCACACGAACACGTTTTTGTACCACGGTGAGTGACGACATCCGCTACCCAACTGCGCAGTATCCGCTGTTAGAAGACTACATACAGCTCATCATCGCATCTACTCTCTCTAGctcgcattttttttctccaagaGAACACTTTACATAGATATGGACATAATTTCAAAATTTCAGCGTTAAATCTAAAGTTAAAGAATAAAAGCAAGCTGTTCAGTCAAAAGTGAAAATAATTGTATGTCGATTTCAGTTTGCACTGTAGCAGACACTACATATATGGCAAGCCAATATTTCATGCAACGACTTTCGTTGTCGCACGTCTCTGGCACggggaaaaaaaacacagatcTTGTAAATTTACGGGAAAAATACATATACACTGCAAAGCGCAATATGGTTGCTTCAGAAGCAGTCTTGGAATGCTAATCTGTATATGTACTTAATAATGGTGCAAACGGACACTACGCGGAGTATATTAAAGTCTGTCACGTTAGGAGATTTGTTATAATGCAGCCGGCACATACATGTACCTCTGCGAcgtctttgccccccccccccccccccaaaaaaaaaaaaaaaaaaaccctgaggACTGCAAGCGATCCAAATGCGGTCGGCGACTCGAAACCTAAAATATTAATAAACAGGTTTAAGCAGCCTACAAACAAAAGCATGTATCTCCACATTTCAGGAGAGGGCTACCCCGAAGAGAACAAACCTGAGGGCGACTACCCAACAGTCGTGAACAGATCCGACGGAAGTCGTGCTCTGGTTGTTCAGGACTTCTGGTTCGGAAAGTTCCTTGGCTTTCTTAAAGCGACGTTCAACGCATCCGGACACGTGGTGAAATGGGAAGGAAATCCCATTCTCATGAATGCCTCAGTCGACGAAGGTAATAaacctttatttattttattctgtacaGAAGTTTAATGCCTGAAATACCAATAGTTTAAAAATTGTTGTTCTTTAAAACATTCTTTACGCTTCACAATTTTGTTTTAGTTTGAGGCTTTTTTTCTTCAATTCagcttccaaaatttctacggcACAATGAACTGCAACTGTGTAGACTGATCGAGTTTGTCGTGCTACAATACTCGTGTTACATGAAGCCAATGGTGAAGAATTAACCGGAATATGTCACGCTGTTTAAATGCAGAAAAGGAGGACAGCTATTAACAGCTGTTCGAAACATGTATTAGCTAACGAGAGAGCTAAAAAGGAAGGGGAATTTTTTTTGGGGGTATAATTAACCATCAAGGCAAAGCTGTGCAATGCGAAGTCTGAAAACAACTTCTATAAGGGGATCTGCACATTACTCATGCAGGCTTCTCTTGCGTGCAGTTGAAATTTTGTTCCGCAACTCATTAAATGTAAGCTTTGGAGGGCAGTAAAAGGAAAATTACGCTGTTTTCGAGGATAAAAATGGTGCATGTGAGGAAGCTATTGCCAAGAAGCCCTTGCAGAAAAATTTTGGGCAGTGCGGTGGCTTGGCACAATTTCCAGTATGCTGAAAGCAGACAGAATTGCacaacaacaaaaatgtttcGAAATTGCGTTTTCAAAAGCAGGATCGCGGTTGTTGACTTAATACACCGCGATAGAGCAAAAAGTTTCACTAGTAATCGCGTACAGGCAGTGGCCAAATGGCCCAGTCTATCGTTGTCGACAGTTTATTGAGCTAAATCACGAAATCACCTGTTCGGGGTCAGATTTATAGCATTAGCACGTTCATCTATAAGCTTCAAGAGAAAAATAACTAATATCAAAGGGGAAAGAGAATTGACACAGTATTAGTAAAATACGGAGGTCTCGGAGGTAAAATAGCGTTCAGTCAGGCTTCATCGAAGATCGAATAATAACAGAGCGCAGAATTATGGGGGCATCTTGCGGAACATGATGATGAGCCGGCGAACGATGTTGGTCAGCATTCAGTCAGGGCATGCCTGAGGGGAACACAAATCATCGTAGGCAATATTCTTTGACGTTTTGTGCCGCATGTAGAAAGATATACCAAAATCTGATCGCCCCGTTCTTCGCAGTTCCAAGTATCTCGGCTGCATGCCTCTTCTCACAAGCCAAGTCGTTCCAAGTGGCCTAAATTCATGTAGGCCAGTACGACATGTACCCTGTGTCACAAGAATAATCAAGCCAGTGGTATCCTCGGATAAGTTCGTCGGTCTTTATCGCAGTCAAAGGTGCTCGTTTTAAAATGTTCACATCAAGGtgactcgactactgatccggagttcccgggttcgaacccgaccgcggcggctgcgtttttatggaggaaaaacgctaaggcgcccgtgtgctgtgcgatgtcagtgcacgttaaagatccccaggtggtcgaaattattccggagccctccactacggcatctcctcttcctttcttctttcactccctcctttatcccttcccttacggcgtggttcaggtgtccaatgatatatgagacagatactgcgccatttcctttcccccaaaaccaattattattattattattattattattattattattattattattattattattattattattattattattattattattattatcgaggTGACGAAATTGCGTGGCAGAGGACAAACAGCGAATACGGAAACGTCTGGTACAAAAAAGTTTTATTTCAGTAATGACTTTTAGCATAGCGTAGGCGCACTGGTGGTGACTTTTATCGGACTATCGAGCTTCCTGccacgcatgcgcagtggccAGGAGAGTCCGCGTGCCTGCTACTTTGCATACGCAGGTAGCAGTCTACGCTGTTTCACCTCCGCTATGCTCCGATTTTCTCATAACatgtaagcaaaaaaataatgcaTTACGTTAGCATTGCGGGTGCGAGAACTCGCCgtctttttgttcattttttcagACAATGAGACGCTGGAGATCATAGAAGAGTACAAGCCGAACGTGACCGCTGCAATCGCCGAGCGCATCGGGTACACGAAGGTTCTGCTGGAGCAGACGGACAACATCTGCCGCCTGCGCGAGTGCAACCAGGGCAACATGATGACAGACGCCTACTTCGCCTACTACGCGGACATGGAGAGCAGCGACCCCAGGCTGTGGTCCGACGTCAACGGGGCCGTGCTCAACGGGGGCACCATCAGGGCCCCGCTTCAGCAGGGAAGTAAGCATGGCTTGTGCAGATCAACTATCGGCTGATGCATGACGTGATATTGGGAAGGGTAGCCGAGTTGCGCTATCAGTTAGGCTCTTAATATCGACAGCTATACTGGTTTGCGTTGCTATTGCTGGATTAATATCTGCTCACTATAAAATAATCCCAGCGCTTATTAACAGCTACTATATAGTTTTAAGAAGCCTTGTGAACGCGGTGGAGGAAGAGAGAGCCCTTCACTGCTCACAAATAGCAAATAATGTTTACGTTCTGCCTTAAAATATAGTTGCAAAATTGATTTCAAGGGCTCTTTCGTGTCTTTCGTACCACTGGATTGCCATTCTCATAGTTGTCCCAGACACGCTATAGCTTTCCCaaactgttatatatatatacacagtgaAATGGTCtaaaaccctgatgaaggacagtccaccgtccgaaaccgttggtaaataaaccaagataatcgtaccagttgtgaccgtttcactgtgcaagttttcattaGCCCGTTGAGCAACGCCgactgcttccactatatatTTGCTGCCATTTTAATATCTCTAGCATTCTTAAGCCATTGTATTGCGGCATTTACGTAGTTTACGTATACATGCACACAATAAATCTGTCTTATCCGCAGTTCATGGCATATTCTGATAAATTATTCTTCAATGCTTCATAAACTTTATTGTTATTACAGAACTGCTTAGCCGTACTCAACTTCGTGTCCAAACCTCCTGCGGTACCAGCCAGCTGCAGTGGTTATTTTCCTGTGTCTTGACCTCAGGAAATGAATAGCGTGCGCTACAAAAATTCTGAGCTGTTTCGCAGTTCGCTGGTTTCGTTGTGCAGCTGTTCACCTGCAGTATGTTATTGATCTTAGCCGTTATgaatatttctgtttttttttaacctaTTCCTTCCTTCATCAATGCCACCTCGTCCTTACATCATGGTTTGTATTGTTAAATCTGCGTTTGCACACTTAGTTAGCATCGTATTGCTACCATTACAGGATTGAATTATCGAAAAAGAGGTTGTTCTTTGGCACATTTTTGTTACGGATTAATCGAACGACCAATCACTTCACTGACTGATTGATTTAGGTTGTACTCGCAACCCCCAGAAGCAGTGGGACGATAGGCGTTGTCAGCAAAAATAATGCCCTGACAGATGCGCAGCTTAGCTGAgtgttttcaatttcttttctcgACGCCTGACTTGTGAGACACGTTTCacgcgttttctttctttttgcaagACATCACCTTGGGCGACATTCTGCAGACAGCACCATTTGGACAGACCGTAGTTGTGGTTACGTTGTACGGCTACCAACTGAAAGAGATGTTCGAGCACTCCGTCGCCAACTACAGCTACATGAAGAGAAAAGGGGAATTTCTTCAAGTCTCTGGTGCGTGGAATTAGTAGCTTCGTATACTTTTATTTTAGCAGTGGTTTACGGCGCCGCGTGCAAGCCATATACTACTGCTAGCAAACCTACTGTTGTCCTTTGCAGTGCTTCTTTTACAATTTGATTTAGAACCCGTGAATGAAAATGTGTCGCCTGATCAGCCACTAATCTTAATTCGAAGCAATATTAGACAGAAAAGAGGCtatcggggggaggggggtattcTAGTGTCGCCCGTAATTTATAGACCTGCATATACAGTGCGGTAAGTCGGTAAGCTTGACAGTACCTCAAGATGTAAATTAATGCTGCTAATCAGAAATGATGTAACTATATTCTGCAACAAAAGAGCACGGACCGTGTGCCGCACCACAAAGCAGCCTctcacagaataaaaaaaaaattatttggccGCACAAGCCACAGACGTAAATGAACGGGCCGTCTACGAATCGCTTCGCAAAGTGCCGTCTAACATCACCGCGCAATTTCTACTGACGCCCCAACAATTCTGTTTGAGTGCAGCTGCGTGCGCGTGGCCCCACATGCGTTCGAAAGTTCACCTTTTCTGTgcatcacttttaattgtgacGCAATTGTAGAATATTGCAAAACACCGTTATGAACATATCGATAGGGGTGGTTAATTGACCTTCCGATGTGTGGccaaatcttgcttttaaagtttgcccTTTGCTCGCACCGGGTATTAAGACTGCCAGAGAAAGCCGATGGGGTGCCTTCTTGGCAAGGAATAACAGAAAACTACAGTCTTACGATCTGAAAAACGTTGCGTTTCTAAACAACTTCCCGCGAAAATGCGATTGTCCAAAACTTGTTTTGATGCGTGAACTCGCTCATGTTTAAAAGAAATTTTTGTTATGGCACAAGCTCATTAGTGAACGACAGCCGGTCGGATTACTTGGTCCAGTTGAGCTTAAAGGCCCTACTCTCTTTACTCTCCACTGTGCTCTGTAGCGAATAACGAAAGGGCAATAAAGTTCGTGCTGTCTTCGCACGTTGAAACTAGgtttgctttcttccttttttttcaggcATACACGTAGTGTACAACCTGACTGCGCAGCCTAATTGCCGCGTCGTATCTGTCGAAATACTGTGCACAAGGTGCCAAGTGCCGGTGTATCAGAAGCTGGAAGACTGTGAAATTTATAACATTGTTACAACTGATTTTGTGGCCAGAGGCGGGGACGGCTTTGCAAAGGCGACAAACGTTAGCGATTCCGGTACGTTCGTTGCACCATTTTTTACACCAGCCTTTTCGCCTCGTGCGTAGCTCTCTCAGGAAGCTAGGATAGCCAGATAGTCTGCTTTTTATATTCCTGGTTGCATAATAAGATTAGAGGGCAGCTGATGAACAGCTGTTTGGCAATACTGACTAAAATAGCGAGGATCACCCTGGCGCTCACTATTTCAGTCAATAGACATTGGTTATAAGCGCAAAAGCATTTGCGAAATTGGGATCCATCCTACTTTACGTAGCCTAGTGCTTTTTTACATTCAATTCCTTCAATACATCATTGCTTTTTATTTTACCTCCTCTTGTTCGTCGACTAGAATTCGAATGCAGGTCGAGCATATTAGGTGATGTGTTGAACTTTATGCCACATGTTTTCCGAAAGCTATTTTATCCTAAGATTTTTTCATGTGATGAACAAAAACAGAATTTCGGTGCTTAACTCTCATTTTTGCCTTCGCCGCAGGCCCAGTGGACTTTGATGTTCTAAGGGAATATATCAATAAAACATCACCAATAAAAACGCCGGTAGAGGGTCGCATCACAATATATGGCAACATAACAGAAGACGAAAAACCCGCATCATAAAAAGCCGAAGAGCGCCGGCACTGCACGAAGCATCAGGATATGCACCACTTCAAGTATGAGTGCAGTGCTCCCAACCGGAACTATAAATACGTCTTTCCTGCTGCGATCTCATCGTCATGGACAAAGGCAGACACTGCTGGTTGAGGTAATTTTATTTGCCTCAACGGAATTCAACGAGCTGCAAGGCATGTCTTTACTGCCTTTTCATTGCACCTAGTCTTTGGTGCTGGAATAAAACACTTGCTCGCATAATCAGCAGTGTCGGCTCAAGCAGCATGACACCTGCGCGGTGGCGCCACCGTACACTACAAATCTAGGGCCACTGCATAACAGCCTGATGAGGTCAGTTCCAATAATATTGTGCGCCGGGCTCATGACCTCTCTACCGCGATTGCATGCTGTGTCCTTAAGGAAAAGGGGACAACCTTGGAGCTTTCCGCACCTTTCTCCAAGTTCCTGAACATTCACAGTATAACCTCATGTTCCACAGCAACATGTCTCGTCAACGCAAGTATTAGACAGGTCGTGAGTGGCTGCCAGGGACAAGGCATTGCGCGCTTTGCTTCGCGCATATGGAAGTTATCCCCGCGTAACGGCTGTGTACGAGTCCTTGGGCTAATCACTGAGTTTATCGTGCTATAGATGTTGAGGACTTTTCCACTGCAGCTGTTCTGCGAAGGGTTTATAGCAGTGAAATGCACTCATGCGTTCGCGAGAATCTCGAAGGCGATACCCTGCGACGCATTCGTCTGATGACGTGCAAAAGAGTGCAAATAACGTTTTGTTGTGGACTAGGAGGAATGCGGCGCCCATAATCTGGGTCCTGTGAGCACGTATATATGAGTAGGTGTGCGAGCAGACACGCATTTCACTGCATTACTCATCCAACAGTATAGCTGCAATTTTAGCCCACAGACCGGCATTTCGTTAGCCAGTGTAGTCTTCACATATCCCTGCGCTGCCCTTCAGACAATGGAACAAAGTACCGCAGTAATGCCGTCCATGGCGCCCAGTAACTGTTGTTGCCGCAGCTATGATGTGGCAGTGACCGCAAGCTCCACGTACTGTGGGCGCGCAGATTCTGCGCAGTTTTTCTTGAGTGCGCTTCTTGTCGCATCACGCTTTGCTCCAAGTGACGTATAATAATGCATCAATATTGGTAAAGAAatgcggtttatggtttatgctaTATAGtatatagtttatgggggttttagtgcctcaaagcgactcaggctgtgagggacgccgcattggagggctccggaaattccgaccacctggggttctttaacgtgcactgacatcgcacagtacatgggcctctagcttttcgcctccatcgaacagcgaccgccgcggccgggatcgaacccacgtctttcgtgtcagcagccgagtgccataaccactgagccacagcggcggcttggaaagaaataaagagacaCAGTCTCGGAACTTTGAAGTAAATCTGTGATGTTGAACCTTTGCGAACACATGCACAAGTCTTGTGCCGTGTGTGTTTTCGCACTTGTATTTGCAGCATGAGTGGAGCGCTTGGTGAAGGCGAAGGGTAGGGAACAAAATTGCAACAATTTgttaacaaagaatgtacttgcgcaaagaacacaggacacaacaaagtaacacatacgacaagaacaatTCAACAATTCAACATATTCAACAATTTGTTGAATAGCAGTGCGGACATTTCAGGTAGCTGGCCCAAGCGTACGGCACTTCTACATTCCTCTGAGCAGTCCGTCTCGATAATGACACTTCCTGCACAAGAGCTTCGGGGCTGCCAACccgtgaaaataaaaataatattgctctCCTGCAGCTTAGACACAGCTCCATGGCGGTGTTGTGATTGTCAACCGTCTGTAAGTGACCGCAATCTGGCAGGCAGAGAGACCTGCTACTAGCTGGTGAAGTTTCATTAATATCCTGTCGCTTGCCAAGTCGCTTCACTGCGTAATCTAGGTACTCAGTGgccgggcgcgcgcgcgcgtgcatgTGTTTCAAGCTATACTCCACAGGCAGATCGGGATGCCAGGTATGCTGTGTCTCTTGTAGTTCACATAACGTTGCTCAATATTTTGCTTCTCGGTGTCTCCGAAAATCTGAAAAAGAgatcttctttctttttcccacAATATGGTGTTTGATGCTGTCATACACGCTCCACGCATGCACCCAGACAAGTTTAACGACACACATAAGACACAAGAAGTAAGAAATGGAATTTTTCAACTTCCTAAGAAAAAAACCGGCACATGGTTCAAATTACTCCACCAATTTTAATAAGGGcgccttacaaaaaaaaaaggactaccTATTTTAAAAGATGAAATGGTTTTATTCTTCAATATGTCAAATGATATCTGattcatttgaaagaagaaatacAACAACCTTAAGCTAATTTATTGCTGAAGTGGTCCACCTAGCAATCTTCGTTGCTTGAGCCATCATCCTCCAAAATTCGCTAAAAAGTTACATTAGACGTTCCAATCTGCGAAAGATGTTATGCGCGTATTTGCGGAGTTCCGTGTAGTAGGAGAGTAGCCTTGCGGATAGCGTAGCCTTCTTGCTATACCATGGATCTGTGACAGGGTCGCCAGGAATTATCACATGGGCAGTTCCATTCAGGACTGTTACGCGACCTTCGATGGCGGATTTGATTGGGGTCATCTTCTTGATGTAATCCACGAGCACTGTGTAGTCGACGGGACCTGAAGAAATTCGACAAGAGAATATAAATGTCGTCTTAACAACTTTTTAATGGCAGCCACATTCATTACATGCGGCAGGTTGTTCGCATCACGGCCCACCATGAACATTGAGCGCCGATGGGTAGAGTACTTGCCAGCCAGTCATGAACAGTGCACAGTTGCCACTTTTCGGTAAGAAAAGACGACAAAAAGCAGTAGGGCTTGTGGACGATCTTAATGCAAAGCTACCGCCATAACAACCAAAATCAGGCTTGAAAAATTGTAAAACATTACCAAGAATTTgtgacaagcgcttctagttcccttcTCTGCCACCACGTGGCGAATGGCTTTGAATAATTAAAAATAGCGCATTGACGTCATCCATGACGTAATGAAGAGAGAGAATGACCAAGAGGCCTCCTATTGGCTGCTAGGCCTGCGGCACGGGATGGGCACTGTACCGAATTTCTGGTATTTACCACAAATTGCGCATATTACATATGCAGGAATAAAATTTGTGATACTCACCAACAGGGCTGTGCAAGACCTCACATACTTTCAAAATAAGACATTAACTGaccttttttttatggaggagcAGTTAATCATTTTTACTAAGTGCCACACGGATCTCTAGACCGTAAACTCAGCTGTTATCAGGTGTAAGCAGCCAGGCTAGTTAGCTGACACTTGCGTGGCTCTTCATTAAATGTTACGAGCAGGAGCCTTCAGGGTATCAAATCTGTGTTGCTCGTGAGATCGTGAAGATATAGCACACTTGTGGAAGCAATCGTCTAACATTAGTAGCCCCTACggcataaaaaatataaaaataattgTCGGTGGGTACTACGCCAGCGTACAGGAGCCCACAGGAACAGGAAAGAAAACCAGACTCTGCATGGGCACTTGTTTTGGCCCCAGTCTTGTCTGTGTTCGTGTGCGGTGCTGCAATAAGGTAACCATGTGGGTTAGTTGGTGTATTTccgacataacttcaccagcgaaagtacgagacgccaggagaagaagaacacaggacaacgctggttcagcgttgtcctgtgttcttatTCTCCTGGTGtgtcgtgctttcgctggtgaagttatgtctgcgCTGTTGCAGCAAGGATATTTTAGCATGGTCTTCTCGAGTTAGAGCTGCGATGCCAGGTGTGGGTTGGTCGCGCCAAAACAGGGTAGGTCGGGGATGTGCGGCCGGCGCGAGCAATACAGAGCCCGAATTCCCCAAACTATTCGCATATACCAGCAGCTCGCACCATTGACACGCGACTTTAGGATATCCAAGGCGCCAAACCGTCACTGACCAGTCTACCGGAAGGAGTTTTCATGATTTGGCCACTGCATTTCTCACGAAAACTGCAGGTCCTACAACGCTCCCAGGTTTTCGTGCGACATTGTAGCACATGTTCTCAGTTCAACTCCGTGGCACCTTCCTGTAGTAGATCACAATACGTACGCGGCGCACAAATACCTACGGTCCGTATTCACAAAGCTTCTCCTCGgttagggcacgttgtgaataACAGGACTATTGTTAATTTGTTAACAACAGTTCCCTGTACCAGCCAATAACGGAGCCCCCTGGCGTAAGCGAAGCTTTGTGAATACTGCATGCTGTAGGCCTCCTCCAGAACAGAATCTAAAGCAATTCATCCCTCATGGTTAAACATAGGTTAACAAAAATGTGTTTTTATGCAAATGCAAAGATCCACTGCTTGTAGCATCGCGCGGAGCCAATTTCAACTGAAACCGCGAGAGCAGAGCTGGCACCCACTTTCCTATGTTTGCGAGATC
The Amblyomma americanum isolate KBUSLIRL-KWMA chromosome 3, ASM5285725v1, whole genome shotgun sequence genome window above contains:
- the LOC144123657 gene encoding protein 5NUC-like is translated as MLKADAMTHVRNKCMKDNFISAFFCLFVLVSLAFVQESSYPFSRVIITVAVAHMRAQRGVHPSALPGMKWLPALVVLWACLMARHGAASNESSGELELTILHTNDIHSHIEESSKYGGLCSEKDKNLSACVGGVARIASKVKELKREYPGALFMNAGDFYQGTAWYSILKDQIVSAVMAKMGYDYICLGNHEFDDGPKGLAPFLEAMQDANVTVVNTNANFSNDAALRDIHLPRSVTFTINDTQIGVVGAVLHETKVLSNPGNVTFRNDLDSIQEEAKKLEENGTKIIVAITHVGYPRELEIALQVKEVDIVVGGHTNTFLYHGEGYPEENKPEGDYPTVVNRSDGSRALVVQDFWFGKFLGFLKATFNASGHVVKWEGNPILMNASVDEDNETLEIIEEYKPNVTAAIAERIGYTKVLLEQTDNICRLRECNQGNMMTDAYFAYYADMESSDPRLWSDVNGAVLNGGTIRAPLQQGNITLGDILQTAPFGQTVVVVTLYGYQLKEMFEHSVANYSYMKRKGEFLQVSGIHVVYNLTAQPNCRVVSVEILCTRCQVPVYQKLEDCEIYNIVTTDFVARGGDGFAKATNVSDSGPVDFDVLREYINKTSPIKTPVEGRITIYGNITEDEKPAS